ACGAATACGGTATTCATCGGCGACCAGCTTTTCACGGATGTATGGGGGGCCAAGCGGGCCGGGATCCCCAGTATCCTGGTAAAGCCGATCCATCCCAAGGAGGAGATCCAGATCGTACTGAAGAGGCGTCTGGAGCGGATCGTCCTGCGTTCCTATGAGAAAAGCAGGGGGAAAGAAAAAAAGGTTGAAAAAAGCCGAGATCTATTATAGAATGAGAAGAGTGAGTAGAACGTAGAATGTGCGGCTGGCGCACGGTTAAGGAGGATTATAATGGTATCAGCAGGTGATTTTAAAAATGGTCTTACCGTAGAGATTGAAGGAACGGTATATCAGATTCTGGAATTTCAGCATGTAAAACCTGGAAAGGGCGCGGCTTTCGTGCGTACAAAGCTGAAAAACATCATCAACGGCGGTGTGGTTGAGAAGACCTTCCGTCCTACAGAGAAGTTTGAGAACGCTCATATCGACCGGAAAGAGATGCAGTATCTCTACAACGACGGAGACCTTTATTACTTCATGGACACAGAGACATTTGATCAGATCGCGGTCAATGCGGATACTGTGGGAGATTCCCTGAAGTTTGTAAAGGAGAACGAGAACGTGAAGGTAAGCTCCTATCAGGGAGAGGTGTTCGCCATCGAGCCGCCGCTTAACGTGGAACTGGTGATCACAGAGACCGAGCCGGGATTCAAGGGCGATACCGCTCAGGGAGCCACCAAGCCGGCTATCGTTGAGACGGGAGCGCAGGTTATGGTTCCGCTGTTCGTTGAGCAGGACGACAAGATCAAGATCGACACCCGTACCGGTGAGTATCTTTCCCGTGTATAAGATTTCAGAAGAGATTTGGAAAAAGCCTTGCATTTTATGCAGGGCTTTTTTATAATCAAAACTACCATAATATTCTTGCTTCGGTTCCGAAGCTTTGATCCAAATGTATCTCAGGCAGGGATCCTGCCAAATGATCTCAGAGAAAAACAAAAGACGCGGCCGCCAGAAGGAAAGGAGATTTATGACGTATTTTCAGTTTGTGCAGGCGGTGGAACAACAGGTAAAAGCCGGTGTGAAGAAGGATCATGAGGTCCATATCCATACGGCGCGGAAGAATAACGGTGTGTGGAGGAAGGGGCTGTCTATCTCGGAGAGCGGGATCAACGTGGCGCCTACCATCTATCTGGAGGAGTATTACCAGCAGTTTCAGAAAGGGGCCACCGTGGAGAAGATCACGGAGGACATCCTGGAGCTCTATGGGGAACTGCGGTTTCAAAAGTCCTGGTATCCGGAAGAACTCAACGTCTACCAGGAGGTGCGGGAGAAAATTGTCTACCGTCTGATCCACAGAGAGCGCAACCAGGAACTGCTGGAGCAGGTCCCTTATGTGCCCTGGCTGGATCTTGCCATTGTGTTCGTGGTCCTTCTGGAAGCAGGGGACAAGGGGAGCGCCTCCATGATGATCTGCAGGGACCAGCTTGCAAGGTGGGGAGTCACCCGGGAGGAAGTGTACCGGCAGGCCCGGGAGAATACCTGGCGGCTTCTCCCGGTGGATTTCCGATCCATGGGGGAGGTAATGGAAGACGCCCTTTTTCTTCCTTCCCTGGACGAGATCCTGAAGCTTTATGTGCTGACCAACCGGTGGAAAAACTACGGGGCGGCGGCAGCGCTCTATGAGGGACAGCTCCAGGCAGTGGGGGAGATGTTCGGAGAAAATTTCTACGTCATCCCGAGCAGTGTACACGAGATGCTGATCCTTCCGGAATCCCGGGTGCCAAAGCGGGAGGAACTGGACGAGATGATAAAGGAGATCAATGAGATCGCGGTGGCTCCGGAGGAAGTGCTGGGGGACCGGGCCTATTATTACGACCGGGACAAAGGGGAACTTTGCTGAGATTTTTCTTTACTTTATCCGGAATATGTGGTAGTATAACTAAGGCGGTTTTAAAAGCCGCCATACGCACCCGTAGCTCAGGGGATAGAGCACCGCCCTCCGGAGGCGGGAGCGGCGGTTCGAATCCGCCCGGGTGTGTACCTTTAAAAAGTGTATCGTGTGTGGAGGTAGTCTTATGAAGGAAAGACAGGAAGGCTGCCGTACACGCCGGACAAGTACCTGCAGAAGCCGTGTGATCACGGCTTGTTTGGTTCTTGCGCTGGCAGTCGGGGTGGCAGGTTTTTGTCTTACCGAGGAAGAAGCACAGAAGGTACAAAGGACAGGCTGTATTGAGGCTGAGAAGATCCGGATCCCGGGAAGGGAGACCATGGTTTTGAATCCCCTGCGGGAGGAGACGATGGATTCCAGGCTTGGCAGCGCTGTGAAGAACTACTACGAAGGACTTGCAAAAGAGACGGATTTCACAGAAGGCTACGAAGATATCCGGGCCTGTGTGAAAGACGGGGCATACAAAGATACATATGTGGTGTTTGCCAGATATGAAATGAAGATTAAAGATATCTACACCAAGGTACCGGGGCTGGAGACGCTCTATGTTCGGAGAGACAACAGGAGCGGAACTTACCGGATCTTGACGGAACATCTGGACGAGGATACCAAGGATTATATACAGACGGTGGCCAGACATGAGGATGTAAGAGAACTGCTGGCGCAGATGGAAGAGGAGTATCAGGAGGCCCTTGCCTCAGACGCACTTCTTAAGGAATCGCTGGAAGATCTTAAGAAGGCCTATGAAGGGTCCGCTGCCGGAGAGTAAAGAAAAGAGAGAGGATCAGGTCCTGTGAAGGGTCTGATCCTTTTTGCGAGACAGGAAGGAGGAAGCACATGGGATACAGGCAGGCATTTCGAAAAGCATTTCCCTATACCATACCGGTGCTGACCGGTTATCTTTTTATTGGCATCGCTTTTGGGGTGATGTTCGCGGAGAAGGGGTATTCCTTTCTGTGGGCTGTTTTGATGAGCCTTCTGGTCTACGCGGGATCCGGCCAGTATCTGGCGGTGAATTTCTTCGCTCCCGGCGTGTCCCTCCTTCAGGTGGTGTTTCTGACGCTGATGGTGAATATCCGGCACATTTTCTACGGCATCTCTCTTCTGGAGAAGTTTCACAGTATGGGGCCGAAGCGCTGGTATATGATCTTCGGACTGACCGATGAGACTTATTCCCTTCTGTGTACCACCAGGGTGCCGGAAGGAGTGGAGGAGGACAAGTTCCTCTTCGCCATTTCTATTATGAACCAGTCCTACTGGGTGGTGGGATCTGCTATCGGCGGCCTGGCAGGCGCCATGCTTCCCATCAATTCAGAGGGGATTGATTTTGCCATGACCGCGCTTTTTGTGGTGATCTTTGTAGAACAGTGGATGGATCAAAAGAACCGGATCCCGGAGATGGTGGGCGTGGCGGCGGCCTTCCTCTGTCTGCAGATATTCGGGGCGGACGGATTTGTGCTGCCCTCCATGATCCTGATCATACTGGTCCTGTTTGTGGCCAGGACCAGGCTGGAAAGGCAGGTGACGAAGGAATGCCGGTAAGTGTGGGAATGTCCCTTCTTATTATCCTTGCGGTGGCGCTGACAACATTTGCCACCCGTGTGGTTCCTTTTCTGATCTTTCCCAAGGGTAAAGAGATCCCGCCGGTGATCCAGTATCTGGGACGGGTCCTGACTCCTGCGGTGATCGGACTTCTGGTAGTCTACTGTCTCAGACAGACTCCGGTGATGGAAGCGCCTCACGGAATCCCGGAGGGGATCGCAGTGGCGGTGACGGCACTGCTCCATGTGTGGAAGCGGAATAATCTTCTGAGCATCGGCGTGGGCACCGTGTTGTATATGGTGTTGGTGCAGGCAGTGTTTTAATGGTTTTGTCATGGTTTTATCACAGTTTGAACACATTTTGTGATTAGACTATACCCTGTAAAGAGAAAAACCATAAGATACCAGCCATGAAAGGAGACCTTATTATGGATCAACAATATACTTATTATTCCACAAATCAGAACGGATCACAGAATCCGTATACCCAGCCGGAGAAGAAGCCGGAGAAAAAGAAAAAAGGAGCCCCCAGATGGGTGAAGGTGGCTTGTCTTGGCCTGATCTTTGGACTGGTGGCAAGCGCCGCCTTCCAGACCAGCAACCTGGTGTTTGGGAAATTCCTGGGGAATTCGGACAGGGCTTCCGCGGAGAAGACGGTGGAGAGCGCCAAGCTGACCACCAGTTCCGGCGGCACCGCTCAGTCGGATGTGGCCAAGATCGCCCAGAACGCGATGCCTTCGGTGGTATCCATCACCAATATGAGCGTTCAGCAGGTGCAGAATTTCTTTGGCGGCGTGCAGGAGCAGGAGATGAAGAGCGCAGGCTCCGGGATCATCATTTCCCAGACAGATTCCGAGCTTCTCATTGTTACCAATAATCATGTGGTGGAGGGAAGCGATACCCTGACGGTGACCTTCGCGGATGAAGAGAGCGTGGAGGCCAACATCAAGGGAACTGACGCGTCCAAGGACCTGGCAGTGATCGCGGTAGATTTAAAGGAGATCAAAGATTCCACCATGGACGCCATCGCGGTGGCCCAGATGGGAGATTCTGATAAGATCCAGGTAGGCGAACAGGCGGTGGCCATCGGAAATGCCCTGGGATACGGGCAGTCTGTGACAACAGGGATCATCTCTGCTACAGGAAGATCTCTGGAGGGATTTGACATCGGACTTCTGCAGACCGATGCGGCTATCAACCCGGGCAACAGCGGCGGCGCGCTTCTCAATGCCAACGGCGAGGTGATCGGAATCAATACGGCCAAGGCCTCCAGTACAGAGGTAGAAGGTATGGGATACGCCATCCCCATCTCGGAGGTCAGCGACGTGATCACCAATCTGATGAACCAGGATACCAAGAAGAAGGTATCGGAAGGGGAACAGGGATTCCTGGGGATCGAGGGCGTGGATGTGACATCTGACAGCGCCCAGATGTACGGAATGCCGGAGGGCGTCTATGTATCCGGTGTGATCAAAGGCGGCGGAGCCGAGAAAGCCGGGATCACCAAGGGATCTGTGATCACCGGGCTCAACGGCACCACCATCGACAGTATGGCGACCCTGCAGGAGCAGCTGCAGTATTACGCGGCCGGCACCAAGGTGAAACTGACCCTTCAGGTACCCGGCAGCGGAGGAAACTATAAGGAGCAGACGGTGGAAGTAACCCTGGGAAAGAACACCCAGTAAGGATTTCCTTAAAAAATATGCCTTTTTCTGTAGAATTTTTGCCTTTTTTGTCCGAGTGTAGTATAATCGGGATAGAATTTCCATGAGGAGGAGGCATAAGATACCAATGAAGTGTCCGATCTGCGGTCAGCAGTTAAGACCTGGGAAGAAAGATCCCAATTATCTGCTGTGCTACAATTGTAAGAAAAAGTTCAAAGCGCCGGCTGCCAAAGCAGAGCAGGAGGAGCGTGAGGAACAGAAGTATTCGAATATCCCGCCCAGGCATGTGCGCCAGAAACGGGAGACAGAGATGCGCAAGGCATATGACGAGATGCTTTCTATCGACGACGGCAGGAGCCGGAAGAAGAAAGCCCAGTCCCAGCCCAAGAAGACCCGGAGAAGGGAAGATTATGAGGATGATCTTTATGACGATTACTACGAGGAGGAGAAGCTCTCCAAAGCGCCGGTGATCATCCTGGGGATTGCCATCGTAGTTGTGGCGGCTGTGATCGTATATATGCTGATCCGGTAAGAGGTTAAGAACATGACAGGAGATGGATAAGAAGATCCATCTCCTGTTTTTTGTCTTACCGGCAGCCTTTGTTGTCGAATTCCGGATTGAAGGCGTAGAAATTCCTGCTGTCCAGCTTCTCCTGCACCAGCCGCAGGCCTTCGCCGAACCGCTGGTAGTGGACGATCTCCCGTTCCCGCAGGAAACGGATGGGGTCGCAGACCTCCGGGTCTTTCACCAGCCGGAGGATGTTGTCATAGGTGGTCCGGGCTTTCTGTTCCGCCGCCAGGTCTTCGTTAAGATCTGTGATGGGATCGCCCTTGGACTGGAAGTAGGTGGCGGTCCAGGGGGTCCCTGCCGCAGCCTGTGGCCACAGGCCCAGGGTGTGGTCTACATAGTATTTGTCAAAGCCATATTTCTCGATCTCCTCGGGGGTCAGGTCCTTGGTCAGCTGGTAGACGATGGCGCAGATCATCTCCATGTGGGCCAGTTCCTCTGTGCCGATATCGGTCAGAAGCCCGGTCACTTCCTTGTAGGGCATGGTGTAGCGCTGGGAGAGATAGCGCATGGAGGCGGCCAGTTCCCCGTCCGGGCCTCCGAACTGACTGATGATCACCTGGGCGATCTTAGGGTTGGTCTGGGTAATCTTTACCGGATACTGCAGTCGTTTCTCATAATTCCACATGGATCAACATCCTCCTTCCTGCCAGGGCCAGGGTTCGCTGACCCATTTCCATTTTTCTTCGTTCTGACACACAGGGCTGGCGGTGTCTATGGTAAGGGGGCCAAAGCAGCCGGCGTATTCTTTGAGAGCCTGGTTCCTCTGTTCTTTCATTTCCTGGAAATAAGAGAGGGCTTCCGGACAGTCTGGGTGAGAGTCCAGGAAAAGTTTTACGTCATCTACGGCGAAACTGACTACGTTGATCCAGTCCAGCATTTCTTTTCGGGTCCTTCTTGCTTCGTTCATCGCCGGCACCCTCCTGTTCCCTGAAACGGTTTGTTCAAGTCTTCAAATATGGTTCCGCAGCAGAATCCCTGGCGGGGATCATAGAGGCTGCCCCATTCCTGCCAGGGGACGTATGCCATGGCGACGGGCATTCCCTGCAGGGGATCGGTGCCGGCTTTGCCGGAACAGGGGGCCTGCGTCTGGCTGCAGCCGCAGCTGCCGCGGCGCATGGAATCCTGTGGATAATAGCGATAATTGGGCATATCCATTCTCCTTCTAAAAACATTTGCACTAGTATAGTATGAAAACCGGGGGATTATGTGATATACTGAAGCAATATGGAGGGTGGAAAGCATGTGTTATGAACTGGTCTATCCGGGGAAGACGGATGAAAAAGAGGTGCTGGCCGGGAGCGGGGAGCGAAAGTTCCTGCGGCTGGAGCGGGTATTTTCACATGGCGGCGAGGAACCGTGGAGGAATCTTCTGGTCTCTGGCGACAATTTGGAGTTTCTGGAGGATGTGTACCGGGAGGAAGATCCGCTGATCCGGGGACGGGTGAAGGGAAAGGTGAACCTGATCTACATTGATCCGCCTTTTGCTACGGCTGACGAGTTCTGGAACCAGGAAGGGGCGAAGGCGTATCAGGACAAAAGGACGGGGGCTAAATTCCTGGAGTTCCTGAGAAGACGGCTGATCCTGGCAAGGGAGATCCTGGCTCCGGACGGAAGTATCTTCGTCCATCTGGATCAGAAGATGAGCCATCCGGTGAAGGTAATCCTGGACGAGGTCTTTGGGAGGAGCAATTTCCGCAATGAGATCGCCTGGTGTTACACCGGCCCTTCTCAGGCGGGAAAATATTTTCCGAGAAAGCATGATACCATCCTGTTTTACAGCAGAAGCGCCGACTATTATTTTAACCCGCCCAGAGTGCGCCATAAGAGCGGCGTCCATAACAGCGGCCAGTTGTTTGGCGCCGTCGGGGAAGAGACGGGGAAGAAAGAGGCCATGGAGAAGCAGGGGAAGCGGGTAGAGGACTGGTGGACGGATATCTGGTCCTGCGACCGGTACCGCGGCGAACTGGCCGGTTATCCCACCCAGAAGCCGGAAGAACTGCTGCGCCGGATCATTCTGGCGGCCACCCGGGAGGAGGATCTGGTGATGGACTTTTTCGCCGGAAGCGGTACGACGGCAGTGGCGGCGGAGAAGCTGGGGAGACGATGGATCCTCTGTGATGAAGGAAAGTTATCCCTGGCGGTCTGCCAGAGGCGGCTTCTTACCATCGGAGAAGGGAAGGATCTTAAGAGCGTTGAGCGGCGCCCGCCAAAATACGGGAAGCCTCCCCGGTCTTTCGGCGTGTATCGCCTGGCATCCCGGGAGGAAGAAAACTGGTCCTGTCCGGCGCCTCCAGGGGTAGAAGCCCGGATAGAAGAACGGGCGGGGGAAATGGTCCTTGCTGTTACAGAATTCTGTTCCTGTGAGACGCAGACGGGAAGAAGGGGAAAGAAAAGAGAAGGGAATTTCGGGGACCTGGCGGGGATCCTTACAGGCGTCGGCCGGGAGGATGGAAGTTTTGAGATCCGGGAGTTTTATTTCGCGGACCGGTTGAGGCCGGAAGATGGCAAGATCTTTGTCCCTCTGGCCGGGATGGCGCAAGAGAGGGAGATCCGGGCGGTGTTTCTGGACATTTATGGAAATGAGGCAAAGCAGAGGTTTTTCCTTCCGGGAATTTAACAGTTGTTTTTCTGCGCGCAACTGAGTATAATGAAGACGATTGGAGTGTAGATATTATGGCAGGGACGCGCAGAAGAAGAAAAGAGAATACAGGGCCAGTCCCGGTTCGGTACTATGATTATAGTCTCGTGGCGGTGCTGGTCTTTCTTGTTTGTTTCGGGCTGGTGATGCTCTACAGCACCAGCGCTTATACCGCGCTGATCGAGAACGGCGACAGCATGTATTATTTTAAGAGGCAGATCCTGTTCTGCGGGGCGGGATTTGTGATCATTTATATTGTGTCCAGGATCAATTACCACTGGTATATCGGGAAGGCGAAGGCGATCTATTTTTTCTCCCTGTTCCTGATGCTTCTGGTCAAGACGCCGCTGGGGAAAGAGGTCAACGGGGCAAGACGGTGGATCCGGCTTCCTCTTGGGCAGCAGTTTCAGCCTTCGGAGCTTGCCAAGATCGCGGTGATCCTGTTTATTCCCGTGGTGATCTGCAAGATGGGGAAGGAGTTCCGGTCGCTGCAGGGTGTGGCGAAGACTCTGGCCTGGGGAGGAGTTTGCGCGGCGGCGGTGCTGTTCCTCACGGACAACCTGAGCACGGCGGTCATTGTGTTTGGCATTACCTATATCGTGGTGGCAGTGGCTCATCCGAGGACGAAAGCATTTCTTGCGTTGGCGGGGATTGGAGTGGCAGGGCTGGTGACTTTTGTCCTGGCTTTTGGGAGCAGCCTTGCTTCCAGCAGTGATTTCCGTCTGCGCAGGCTCGCAGTGTGGCTGAATCCGGAACAGTATGCAGATGGCCTGGGATACCAGACGCTGCAGGGGCTTTACGCCATTGGTTCCGGCGGATTTTTTGGCAAGGGATTGGGAAACAGCGCCCAGAAGATGGTGATCCCGGAAGTGCAGAACGATATGATCCTCACGGTGATTTGTGAGGAACTGGGGGTATTTGGGGTGATCGTGGTGCTGGTGCTCTTTGGCATGCTGCTGTACCGGATCATTTTTATCGCCCAGAACGCCCCGGATATGTATGGGTCTCTGGTGGTGACAGGTATTTTTGCCCACATTGCCCTGCAGGTATTCTTGAATATCGCGGTAGTTACAAAGATGATCCCGAATACGGGAGTGACCCTTCCCTTTATCAGTTACGGAGGTACGTCGGTGCTGTTTCTGATGGCGGAGATGGGCATTGTCCTGGGGGTGTCCAGGACCATTAAACTTAGTGAATAATTTCCTTTTCTTTCCGGTAATTCTGTGTTATGATATTATATGTGGTATTTAATACTATGTATAATAGAAACGAATGACGGGCGAAATATACACGAAGGCGCCTGAATACCGGGAGGATAACTATGAGTTATAAGATTGTTGTGGACAGCTGCGGGGAGCTGACAGAAGAGATGAAGAAGTCGGGATGTTATGAGACTGCTTCTCTGGAGATTGATGTCAACGGGCACCATATCGTTGATGACGAGACATTTGATCAGAAGGAATTCTTAAGACTGGTGGCGGAGTCGCCGGAATGTCCCAAATCATCCTGTCCTTCTCCGGAGCGATATATGGAAGCGTTTCACTGTGACGCAGATCACGTATATGCGGTGACGCTTTCCGCGGAACTGAGCGGTTCCTACAACAGCGCGGAACTTGGAAAGAAATTATATCATGAAGAATACGGGGAGAAGGATATCTATGTGTTCAACTCCCGGTCCGCTTCCATTGGCGAGACATTGATCGCGAGGAAAGCAGCGGAGTGCGAAGAGAAGGGCATGAGTTTCCAGGAGACGGTGGAGACGGTGGAGGCCTATATCGAGGGGCAGAATACCTATTTTGTGCTGGAGACGCTGGAGACCCTGCGCAAGAACGGAAGACTGACCGGGCTGAAGGCTATTGTGGCCTCGGCGCTGAACATCAAGCCGGTGATGGGAGCGACTCCTGCGGGAACCATCTGTCAGCTGGGCCAGGCCCGGGGGATCAAAAAAGCGCTGGTGAAGATGGTGGACGAGATCGTGAAGGATCTGAA
This window of the Massilistercora timonensis genome carries:
- a CDS encoding DUF5688 family protein — encoded protein: MTYFQFVQAVEQQVKAGVKKDHEVHIHTARKNNGVWRKGLSISESGINVAPTIYLEEYYQQFQKGATVEKITEDILELYGELRFQKSWYPEELNVYQEVREKIVYRLIHRERNQELLEQVPYVPWLDLAIVFVVLLEAGDKGSASMMICRDQLARWGVTREEVYRQARENTWRLLPVDFRSMGEVMEDALFLPSLDEILKLYVLTNRWKNYGAAAALYEGQLQAVGEMFGENFYVIPSSVHEMLILPESRVPKREELDEMIKEINEIAVAPEEVLGDRAYYYDRDKGELC
- a CDS encoding putative peptidoglycan glycosyltransferase FtsW codes for the protein MAGTRRRRKENTGPVPVRYYDYSLVAVLVFLVCFGLVMLYSTSAYTALIENGDSMYYFKRQILFCGAGFVIIYIVSRINYHWYIGKAKAIYFFSLFLMLLVKTPLGKEVNGARRWIRLPLGQQFQPSELAKIAVILFIPVVICKMGKEFRSLQGVAKTLAWGGVCAAAVLFLTDNLSTAVIVFGITYIVVAVAHPRTKAFLALAGIGVAGLVTFVLAFGSSLASSSDFRLRRLAVWLNPEQYADGLGYQTLQGLYAIGSGGFFGKGLGNSAQKMVIPEVQNDMILTVICEELGVFGVIVVLVLFGMLLYRIIFIAQNAPDMYGSLVVTGIFAHIALQVFLNIAVVTKMIPNTGVTLPFISYGGTSVLFLMAEMGIVLGVSRTIKLSE
- the efp gene encoding elongation factor P, coding for MVSAGDFKNGLTVEIEGTVYQILEFQHVKPGKGAAFVRTKLKNIINGGVVEKTFRPTEKFENAHIDRKEMQYLYNDGDLYYFMDTETFDQIAVNADTVGDSLKFVKENENVKVSSYQGEVFAIEPPLNVELVITETEPGFKGDTAQGATKPAIVETGAQVMVPLFVEQDDKIKIDTRTGEYLSRV
- a CDS encoding manganese catalase family protein, which gives rise to MWNYEKRLQYPVKITQTNPKIAQVIISQFGGPDGELAASMRYLSQRYTMPYKEVTGLLTDIGTEELAHMEMICAIVYQLTKDLTPEEIEKYGFDKYYVDHTLGLWPQAAAGTPWTATYFQSKGDPITDLNEDLAAEQKARTTYDNILRLVKDPEVCDPIRFLREREIVHYQRFGEGLRLVQEKLDSRNFYAFNPEFDNKGCR
- a CDS encoding DegV family protein; translated protein: MSYKIVVDSCGELTEEMKKSGCYETASLEIDVNGHHIVDDETFDQKEFLRLVAESPECPKSSCPSPERYMEAFHCDADHVYAVTLSAELSGSYNSAELGKKLYHEEYGEKDIYVFNSRSASIGETLIARKAAECEEKGMSFQETVETVEAYIEGQNTYFVLETLETLRKNGRLTGLKAIVASALNIKPVMGATPAGTICQLGQARGIKKALVKMVDEIVKDLKDPMEKVLAISHCNCPQRAKDVAEMLKARATFKEIMILDTAGISSMYASDGGVIVVV
- a CDS encoding spore coat protein CotJB; the encoded protein is MNEARRTRKEMLDWINVVSFAVDDVKLFLDSHPDCPEALSYFQEMKEQRNQALKEYAGCFGPLTIDTASPVCQNEEKWKWVSEPWPWQEGGC
- a CDS encoding site-specific DNA-methyltransferase, which produces MCYELVYPGKTDEKEVLAGSGERKFLRLERVFSHGGEEPWRNLLVSGDNLEFLEDVYREEDPLIRGRVKGKVNLIYIDPPFATADEFWNQEGAKAYQDKRTGAKFLEFLRRRLILAREILAPDGSIFVHLDQKMSHPVKVILDEVFGRSNFRNEIAWCYTGPSQAGKYFPRKHDTILFYSRSADYYFNPPRVRHKSGVHNSGQLFGAVGEETGKKEAMEKQGKRVEDWWTDIWSCDRYRGELAGYPTQKPEELLRRIILAATREEDLVMDFFAGSGTTAVAAEKLGRRWILCDEGKLSLAVCQRRLLTIGEGKDLKSVERRPPKYGKPPRSFGVYRLASREEENWSCPAPPGVEARIEERAGEMVLAVTEFCSCETQTGRRGKKREGNFGDLAGILTGVGREDGSFEIREFYFADRLRPEDGKIFVPLAGMAQEREIRAVFLDIYGNEAKQRFFLPGI
- a CDS encoding spore coat associated protein CotJA, which produces MPNYRYYPQDSMRRGSCGCSQTQAPCSGKAGTDPLQGMPVAMAYVPWQEWGSLYDPRQGFCCGTIFEDLNKPFQGTGGCRR
- a CDS encoding branched-chain amino acid transporter permease — protein: MPVSVGMSLLIILAVALTTFATRVVPFLIFPKGKEIPPVIQYLGRVLTPAVIGLLVVYCLRQTPVMEAPHGIPEGIAVAVTALLHVWKRNNLLSIGVGTVLYMVLVQAVF
- a CDS encoding trypsin-like peptidase domain-containing protein, with translation MDQQYTYYSTNQNGSQNPYTQPEKKPEKKKKGAPRWVKVACLGLIFGLVASAAFQTSNLVFGKFLGNSDRASAEKTVESAKLTTSSGGTAQSDVAKIAQNAMPSVVSITNMSVQQVQNFFGGVQEQEMKSAGSGIIISQTDSELLIVTNNHVVEGSDTLTVTFADEESVEANIKGTDASKDLAVIAVDLKEIKDSTMDAIAVAQMGDSDKIQVGEQAVAIGNALGYGQSVTTGIISATGRSLEGFDIGLLQTDAAINPGNSGGALLNANGEVIGINTAKASSTEVEGMGYAIPISEVSDVITNLMNQDTKKKVSEGEQGFLGIEGVDVTSDSAQMYGMPEGVYVSGVIKGGGAEKAGITKGSVITGLNGTTIDSMATLQEQLQYYAAGTKVKLTLQVPGSGGNYKEQTVEVTLGKNTQ
- a CDS encoding AzlC family ABC transporter permease, which codes for MGYRQAFRKAFPYTIPVLTGYLFIGIAFGVMFAEKGYSFLWAVLMSLLVYAGSGQYLAVNFFAPGVSLLQVVFLTLMVNIRHIFYGISLLEKFHSMGPKRWYMIFGLTDETYSLLCTTRVPEGVEEDKFLFAISIMNQSYWVVGSAIGGLAGAMLPINSEGIDFAMTALFVVIFVEQWMDQKNRIPEMVGVAAAFLCLQIFGADGFVLPSMILIILVLFVARTRLERQVTKECR